One Solea senegalensis isolate Sse05_10M linkage group LG3, IFAPA_SoseM_1, whole genome shotgun sequence genomic window carries:
- the dcn gene encoding decorin, with the protein MRSACLSLLLVTACWALPFRQSGFLDFMLEDEPGSGLIPDLTVPAMPEGPKCPFRCQCHLRVIQCSDLGLKAVPGDIPDDTTLLDLQNNKITEIKENDFKNLKGLHALILVNNKITVIHAKALSPLTKLQRLYLSKNMLKDMPANMPKSLQELRIHENAITKIKKASFQGMSHVIVMELGSNPLKSAGIEAGAFADLKRVSYIRIADTNITDIPKGLPSSLSELHLDGNKISKVTSGSLKGLKNLAKLGLSYNEISSVENGTLANVPHLRELHLDNNIMTSVPPGLPDHKYIQVVYLHANKIAAVGTEDFCPPGFNTKKAMYSGISLFSNPVPYWEVQPITFRCVFDRSAIQLGNYRKK; encoded by the exons ATGAGGTcggcctgtctctctctgctcctggtCACCGCCTGCTGGGCCCTGCCCTTCCGCCAATCCGGCTTCCTGGACTTCATGTTGGAGGATGAGCCGGGATCGGGCTTGATTCCAGACTTAACCGTGCCCGCCATGCCCGAGGGACCCAAGTGCCCATTCAGATGCCAGTGCCACCTCCGTGTGATCCAGTGCTCTGACCTCG GTCTGAAGGCAGTTCCCGGGGACATCCCTGATGACACCACCCTGTTGGACCTGCAGAACAACAAGATTACTGAGATCAAGGAGAACGACTTCAAGAACCTCAAAGGACTGCAT GCTCTGATCCTGgtgaacaacaaaataacagtcATCCACGCCAAGGCCCTCAGCCCTCTGACCAAGTTGCAGCGCCTCTACCTGTCTAAGAACATGCTCAAGGATATGCCGGCCAACATGCCCAAGAGCCTGCAGGAGCTGCGCATCCACGAGAACGCCATCACTAAGATCAAGAAGGCCTCCTTCCAGGGCATGTCCCATGTCATCGTCATGG aGCTCGGATCCAACCCTCTGAAGAGTGCCGGCATTGAAGCCGGTGCTTTCGCTGACCTGAAGAGAGTCTCCTACATTCGCATCGCAGACACCAACATCACAGACATCCCCAAAG gtctgccTAGCTCTCTTTCTGAGCTCCACCTGGACGGAAACAAGATCAGCAAGGTGACATCTGGCAGCCTCAAAGGCCTGAAGAACCTGGCTAA ACTGGGTCTGAGCTACAATGAGATCAGCTCCGTGGAGAACGGCACCCTGGCTAACGTGCCCCACCTGCGCGAGCTGCACCTGGACAACAATATCATGACCAGCGTTCCTCCTGGTTTGCCCGACCACAAGTACATCCAG GTGGTCTACCTCCACGCCAACAAGATTGCCGCCGTGGGAACAGAGGACTTCTGTCCTCCCGGCTTCAACACCAAGAAGGCGATGTACTCTGGCATCAGCCTGTTCAGCAACCCCGTGCCGTACTGGGAGGTTCAGCCGATCACCTTCCGCTGCGTCTTCGACCGCTCCGCCATCCAGCTCGGCAACTACAGGAAGAAGTAG